The Zalophus californianus isolate mZalCal1 chromosome X, mZalCal1.pri.v2, whole genome shotgun sequence genome window below encodes:
- the LOC113930619 gene encoding UBA-like domain-containing protein 2, translating into MSVNMDELRHQVMINQFVLAAGCAADQAKQLLQVAHWQFETALSTFFQETNIPNSHHHHQMMYTPSNTPATPPNFPDALAMFSKLRASEGLQGSNSPMTAVACSPPASFSPFWASSPPSHQAAWIPPSSPTAHSFHHLHHPQPTWPPGAQQGGAQQKAMAAMDGQR; encoded by the coding sequence ATGTCGGTGAACATGGACGAGCTGCGGCACCAGGTCATGATCAACCAGTTCGTGCTGGCCGCGGGCTGCGCGGCCGACCAGGCGAAGCAGCTGCTGCAGGTGGCCCACTGGCAGTTCGAGACCGCCCTGAGCACGTTTTTCCAAGAAACCAACATTCCcaacagccaccaccaccaccagatgATGTACACCCCAAGCAACACACCTGCCACACCGCCCAACTTCCCTGACGCACTGGCCATGTTCTCCAAGCTTCGTGCCTCCGAGGGCTTGCAGGGCAGCAATAGTCCCATGACGGCCGTGGCCTGCTCCCCCCCTGCAAGCTTCAGCCCCTTCTGGGCCTCGTCCCCACCCAGCCACCAGGCCGCCTGGAtcccgccctcctcccccacgGCCCACAGcttccaccacctccaccacccacAGCCCACGTGGCCCCCCGGAGCGCAGCAGGGTGGCGCCCAGCAGAAAGCCATGGCTGCCATGGATGGCCAGAGATGA